TATTCCAAATATGTTAATCTAATTACTCACCTTAAAAACCAAAAATTATGGCAAGCAACGGATCAAAAGCAGTTGTATCATTCATTGTTGGCGCAGCAGTAGGTGTTGCGGTTGGTTATTTTCTGAATTCTGACAAGAAAGATGAAATAGTAGACAAGCTGAAATATCAGGCAGACAAACTGAAAGATAAACTGAAGAAGAAAAAGGAGCAATATGAGGATGCCCTTGAAAATGAGCTGGCTTAATCCCTTATTGCACTAAAATCATTTGCATGGAAGATAATTTCAGCAACTATTTTAACCAGACAGGCAAGGTTGCCAAAGAATATCTGGAAACCCGTCTGGACCTCATTAAGCTCCAGGCAGCAGGAAAGCTATCAAAGGCCCTCGGGCTTTTTTTCTCTTTGATACTGGCTTTCCTGCTGTTCTTTTTTGTTGTCGTATTTCTTGGAATGGTACTGGGCTTCTGGATAGGAGAATTGACCAATAGTTATACAATTGGATTTTCTTGTTCCGCAGGGCTTTTCATCTTTTTACTCCTGATCCTCTTATGGTTTCGCGTACCGCTTATTCAGCGTCCGCTTTCTAATATGCTGATCAAAGAATTAGTGAGTGAAATGGAGATGGATGGCAAAGAAGAGGCAGAACTGGAAAAGGAATTGGACAAAATGGAGGAGGAAGATGAATATCATGAGCAGTTATAATTTAACCATCATGAAAAAATAATTACACATGCCCAAGGTGAAGATCACCAACTCAACCACACTACAAAGTGAGATCCTGAGATTAAGAAGAAAATCCCGTGCGCTGGAAAATGAGCTGGGAGACCGCGTAGAATATTTCAAAGGCAATTATGGCAAGATGGCCCTCAATTCAGTCATTCCCGGTAGTGCGAAGCATTCGGGTTGGATGGGTATTGCAGGCAAGGTAGCGAAATTAGCCTGGCAAAGTAGCAATGCCAAATCATTCGCTACCAATGCCCTGATGACTGCATTAGAATTTATTGGTGTCAGATTGGGTATCAATCTCTTTGATAAATTCCGTAAGAGCAGAAGTAAAAAGAAGAAAGCCAAGATGGCGGCTACACCTTCCGAAGAAGATTAGCCCCATACTTTGGTACCTTCGCTACAGTTTGCACAAATATCGATATTGGCCCGGCCCTTCATCAATTGAGTGCGGAAACCAACATACTTTTCATTGTGCCACAGTTCCTTCATGGTCTGTTGCTTCAAATCGCCCAGTTTATGCTGGGCGTCCTTGTCAAAACAACAAGGTACTACCAGACCATCCCAGGTGATAACAGGTGCATGCCACAGGCGCCAGCAATGATTCCCCATTTTATTCTTGATCTTATAGGTACCATCTTCGTTGCGCTTGTAACGGCTAAATTTATCAATAGTAGGAATCAATCGGTTTCCTTCCTCATAATCATACACTTGCGCTGTCTTGAAGCGAACCTGGTCCACACCTATTTCCTTTGCCAGCAATTTGATATCCTCAATCTGGTGCTCGTTAGGTTTTACAACGAGGAACTGGAAGAATACAAACGGCTTTTTAGAATTTAGTTCTTTTTTCCACTTCACGATATTTTTAGCCCCCTGAATTACCTTTTCCAGGTTACCGCCTACGCGGTATTGGGTATATACATCCTGTGTGGTACCATCTATAGATATGATCAGGCGGTCCAGACCACTTTCTACCGTTTTGCGGGCGTTTTCGTCCGTGAGGTAGTGAGCGTTCGTGGAGGTAGCTGTATACAAACCTTTGCTGGTGGCATATTTTACCATGTCCAGAAATCCTGTATTCAGGTATGGTTCTCCCTGAAAATAAAATATAAGGTAGAAGAGATCTTTGGAGATCTCATCAATCGTTTTTTTGAAAAAATCCTGATTCAGCATCCCTGTAGGACGGGTAAAAGCACGTAAGCCACTGGGACATTCCGGGCAACGAAGGTTACAGGAAGTAGTTGGTTCGAAGGAAACGGAGATTGGTAAGCCCCATTGTACTGGTTTCCGAGACCATTTACTCACAAAATAACTGCTCAGTACTTTTCCAGCATTCCAACCACGACGCAGGGTAAACTTAGAAAGCAGGTTCAACGAATCATTCCAATTAAAATCCGGCATAACACAAACACTTTGGATATTGTAAAA
This Chitinophaga sancti DNA region includes the following protein-coding sequences:
- a CDS encoding YtxH domain-containing protein, with translation MASNGSKAVVSFIVGAAVGVAVGYFLNSDKKDEIVDKLKYQADKLKDKLKKKKEQYEDALENELA
- a CDS encoding SPASM domain-containing protein; the protein is MPDFNWNDSLNLLSKFTLRRGWNAGKVLSSYFVSKWSRKPVQWGLPISVSFEPTTSCNLRCPECPSGLRAFTRPTGMLNQDFFKKTIDEISKDLFYLIFYFQGEPYLNTGFLDMVKYATSKGLYTATSTNAHYLTDENARKTVESGLDRLIISIDGTTQDVYTQYRVGGNLEKVIQGAKNIVKWKKELNSKKPFVFFQFLVVKPNEHQIEDIKLLAKEIGVDQVRFKTAQVYDYEEGNRLIPTIDKFSRYKRNEDGTYKIKNKMGNHCWRLWHAPVITWDGLVVPCCFDKDAQHKLGDLKQQTMKELWHNEKYVGFRTQLMKGRANIDICANCSEGTKVWG